GATAACTTTAATAATGGTAACTTTAGATATAACCTTGCCCTACAGGAACCTTTGAAAATCAAATTGTTCGTTTCTAGTCAGATAAAAAGTGTTTTGCTGTAAACATCAAATAACTTGTGTAGCAAAAGATgtttactcttattactttgagcctttcttttaaaatataaagcaaTGTATTCTTATATGCTGCTTCTTGGTGGTCACTTTTTGATACCTTAAGATGtccttatctctaccctccttataataaagaaaccaaaatttCTCTTCCATTTacgttaacaaaaatttttttagatatcatctctaaataataaattacgtaCGGTGAaagtgtaaaaatgttcctacatgcgaaggaaatttttttgtaaaaggacTAGCAGTCTATGTTTTATATAGGCCTTTGAATAGAATATAGAGATTGCGctattatgtttttgtatttattcattGTGAGTTTAATGCAATGAATGCATAAAGCTGTTTATTGCAATTACCGGCTGATATCCCAATAATTTTCCTTCTTTGTCAAAGTGTGTAATTTCCTATCCAGACGTCAATACTTTTCCGTtgttgaattaaaaacaaaatgcttTAGTTTGGTTTAGTTATATTTTGTTTCTACTTTAGGTTAGATTTGTGtttctattttgtaaatatttatatatgtgaatcacaatttattttgattccCTGTAATTAGTGAGGAGAGTGTGAAAGAGTGGAGAATGGCAGATTTAATCCGTACACCAAGTGGTCCTACAGGAGGTACTGGTGCAATTATGAAAGATAAATTAGGATCACCGAGTACGGGAAGTGATGATGGGGGTGATGTCGGGAATGAGTGTAGTGTTGATCCTGAACCTGATGAGGTTGATACCCGTGGGGAACGTGTGCCACCAGCACCGCCCGAATCAGAATGGTATCATGGACGACTTGACAGGTTATTTGACTTTTAGTtgttattcaattgttttttttttgttctgaaATGTTTTGTAgacaaaagaaaattgatgaCTAAGCTTTTGAAAAAATGCCCTCATGTTAGTGCATGCCTTCTTTTCTTTAAACAACAAAGACgaggtaattaaattttttcaaaaactaaaacttcaaaatttgttGAACTGTAATTaaggaattttatttgaattgattaattattgaaaaattatttgagaaatgagatatttttacttattttaatggCCACactatatacaattaattatggAATACGATATCTGCATTTTGGGTTTTTCGACCAGAACCTTATATTTCGAAAGAATTTCAAATTCcattattattcaaatgtgGAATCTGGGCCAATTTTgcgtatttttatttcaatagtaGGGCAGACTTCACCTTTAAGATAAGAAAAGAAACATTCGTTAATAAAAGTGTTAAATTGTATTGAGTGTCAAATAAGAAAGAAGATTCAAGCCAAGGGGAATTGATTTATGATCAAAGTTAAAATCGTTTCTTCTtcagaatttcattttttttaaataaagttgagtTTTTATATCCCtatataccgagttttatcaaattacgAATAATGATTTCGAGTAAAATTCTATTTGAAGCCTTTGCAGAATTTTGGCCggtattatagaaaatattcggccaaacataaaataaacaagatattttcatttttggggTTAAAAGAATTTCCCTATGTagagagttttatcaaattccgaaacaaaaattttattgtgatcTTTTCAAAGGGATAatctttaagaaaattgcaaaaaatcgggcaagtttttttgtcttcaatttcaataaaactcagtaaataaagtaattttaaccaaaaattacaaaactgtaagttttttaatgtttgggTGCATAGAATCGTATATACCGATCAAAATCCCATACGAATAGCGATTTCTAAATTCATTTCCTTATTATAGCATCTCAAACTAAGAGAAATCTTTGCTCGTTGTCTTTAAGTGAAAGCTTAATTTCAAAGAGGGCACAGAGAAATTATATGTAAAGGGGCTAAAGACCCATTCACAGCACCACTTAagtatacaaacaaataatttcaactctaaacCAGGATAAATCTTTACCTTCAGTTAATGGGttgtttttaagaaagaaaaaagtacTTTTGGTTTGGGTACTAGGGATCTAATCATACGATACCATAGTTTGGCCGTAAACCTAATCCCACCATCTTATCCAAGCGGCGACAATATGATCAATTTAGTAAAATGTATACACGCTAGGtctaagtattatgtacagtaAAATAACTGTTGTTTCAAATAGTGCACGTATCACGCCTTGAATCATTTTCCAGtgaattttccaaaattgtaTCTAATAAAACTCGTTTGTTTCATACTTACAGATACACTGCCGAAGAACGTTTATGGGAAGCTTCACATTTGGGTAGTTATTTAGTACGTGAGAGTGATCGAAAGCCAGGCTCGTATGTTTTATCATATTTGGGTCGTACAGGAATCAATCATTTTCGCATAACTGCAGTATGTGGTGATTTCTATATTGGTGGTAGACAATTTGATTCGTTATCCGATTTGGTCGGATACTATACACATTGTAGTGATTTATTAAAACGTGAACGTTTAATCGGACCAGTTGCACCGCCAGAACCCGTCAATGATAAAAAACGTGTTGTTGCCATATTACCGTATACCAAAATGCCAGATACCGACGAATTAAGCTTTAAAAAgggtgatatatttttttgtcataatgaTATGGGCGATGGATGGTTATGGGTGACAGCGCATCGTACCGGTGAACAAGGAATGATTTTTACAGAATTGGTTGTCGATTTAGATCCTACTATTGATCCAAATACTGTTTTTTCATGGTTTCATCCAAATTGTACAAAGAATGAAGCTGTCGATATGCTAGTTAaaggtataatatataatattttttattgcgcATGCTTGATAAAATAGGTCTAGAATCAGGCATTCGATTCGAGTTTTCGACGACCATTTCTTTATGGCTGAAAATTTGAGAGGCTGTTGATGTGAGGGTCGGGATTTACAAACAAGAGCAAACCAACACTTTGTAGACTTGTACactaacacaaatttttaagtcaTTCCTTACATAAATGACAACCCTAAATAGgtcaaattacataattaatggTAAGAAACTGATGGTCACAGCTTTTCCGGGGCTTGATTGCAGGGCGCTTGAtcgaaattatcatttttttcacatgagggcgcaaattaggggAAAagtttggtgttcattttctctaaaactgtaattcgctccgtgcgtgagtttcgtttccatgacaacgatacactactttaattatagaattgtatggatgcatatataattgtatggattgcattgaaaatttattatttttatctcacaaatttaaataaataattatgataatttatatttgaaaaataatatttgtgcaatttgatttcttattttcacaatttttaatgcattaagtttaattaattagtgtttttcaatcatttaaatttgacatttctataacattaacatgtaaagaactgcaaattagtaataacagccccctttaacgccaaaattgttcactagaagcgctggcatcgattttattgtccctaccatgactacacacacaacgaatagatagagagttgaaaatttgtaagtaggTTTAATTAGTAAGccttgtgatttttggaaaacaacataataagtttttttataaaataaacacacaaaTAGCGACAGCATAAatgtattggttttttaaattttgtttaaaatgtattggttttttaaatttattaaaaatagtgcaaacactgatattcaacggtctatccaaaatatttcaacaatttactctgtcaattgtttattttcacttgttatctaAACCATTCCCTCCCAATAATTTCGAAGTTaggcttaattttatttacaaatccttaattttttttttaaatatttttcagctGGACCAGGGAGTTTTCTTGTACGTCCTAGTGATAATTCACCTGGtgattattcattattttttcatataaataatcaaatacaaaGATTTCGTATCGAAAAGAAAGGTGTTCGATATTTAATGGGCGGTAGAACTTTCGAATGTTTAGATGCAGTTATTAATCGATATCGAAAGGAGCAAATTGTTGAAGGTCACACGTTACAGCATCCtgttagtatttaaaaataatttatgcgtAGAATTATCATTTTATGTACGAATATCTCTTCATTTTTGTTTAGCTAATGGTTGATGGACGCACAACACCTGACACATTAAGTGTACAAACTCAAAAAGAAGCGGCAGCTGAAAAAATATACGCAACGCTTAAAGAAAGTCGTGATCAAGCTGGATTAAAGAAAACGCGTGGTATTAAACATCAAGGGTATTTACATCGAAAATCAGATAAAGCAAGCAAGAAATGgaaattgttatatttcatGTTAATCGTGGAGGGAACTGACACACATTTATATTTGTACGATAACCCAAAACGAACTAAACCCAAAGGATTAATTGATCTTTCATGCGCTTACTTATATCAGGTAAGTTTGTTTTTAGAATGTACAGTTATATTCAATGAAAGCTTTtcataatttagtaaaaatgtcCGATCTGCTAGGTCGATATCGATTTTATCTAACTTATTACTAGGGTTACTGCTCAACGCCTCCATAACTCAAGAAATCAAATTCGTGCTCTgggtaactaaaaaaaatatatgacttTTTGACCATTTCTATCTGTCACAgggtgtaaatttttttttttcattcaaaataatctttaagaATATTAACATCAAATCAAATGGCGCTTGTCGAAGGTCTCACAGATAACTGAGAAACTCGAGAAATTCTGGCCGAGAATTATCGTGCCCCGAGAAATAAGGATTGAGAAATCAgaaacaatatataatacattagccagtgaatttactttatatttttgcACATAAGGAAGATCTATTGCATTTGTTtcgaaaatatgatatttaacttggatattgaaaaatatttttgtattgattttatttaaaggttCATGACAGTTTATGGGAACGACCACATTGCTTACAAATTGTTGAAAGAGCATTACCATGTTTAGCCACCGTAACACATTTAGCAGCTCCATCGACCGAAGAATGTATTGAATGGGTGAATGCTTTAAAACCATTATGTGTTCCACAATTAAGTCGAGCAACATGTAAAGTTCCTCGACTCCGTGAATTACGATGTCTTACATTACATATATTAAACGCACATCGATTGCCATATAAACTAGTACCACAGCCATATTTAactttacaattaaataatcaaGTACGAATTGCACGTACTCGTGCTAAATCAGGACCGGATCCTATGTGGGATGAGGAGTTCATACTGGATGACGTACCTTACGATGTCGCCTCATTTACCCTTACTGTTTATAATAAAGGAAAGCGTGGTAAAGATACTGAAGTGGCTGAATTAACTCTGGAACTGTCATCGCTAGGAAATGGAGAAGAACGGGAGGAATGGTATTCATTATCTGGATTAACCCCAATGGGTGAATGGGGTTCCTTACGATTACGAACTCGATATTTACATGACTTAGTAATGCCATCCGAAGAATACAGTCCATTACAACAGCTATTACTTGAACCAGGTCTAGCAGCTGTTCGAACATTGGCGGAAATTTGTCATCCAGATCGACAACCTTTAGCTACAGCGTTATTACGTGTGTTCAGAGCTGAAGGACGTGAAACAGAACTTTTACGCGAATTAGTACAAGCTgaagttttaaaagaaactgAGACGTCTACGCTATTTAGAGCTGCTTCGTTACCAACTACGTTAATGGATTTATATATGCGTGCTGAATGCGGGGGCTTTCTAAAAGCTGCTGTTTTAGAAACGGTGTTACGATTATTAGAAAGTAAACAAAGTGCTGAGCTAAATCCAGCAAAAATGGATTCACCTGACGATGCTTGTAGTAATGCTGAATTTCTGTTACAAGTATTGGATcaggtatataatttttgtatatagactgtttcaaaaaaatctttacAACGCTTTACCAGGCTTAGAAGGATTTAAAAGTAAGTAATAACCAGCTTAGATAAACTTTGTACAAAGCTGTGGGTGAAATTACTTGAAACTCCTTGTTCTAGGCCAAAGAATAGATATAGGGCCCTAATGGAGGAACTTTGTTAGTTAATTCACATAAATCGACTTCTTTTATGTTCCAGAGTATCTGGAAGAGcgctgtaaaaatattttacgaaaactCTGTACCTCTCaaaaaagattaataataaCAGTTAATTTTATTCGCAGGTTACATTAAGTATATTTACATCACCTGATGCCTGTCCCAGGTCAGTACGATATATATGTGGGTGTCTACAACGTGCTGTTGTTGGTAAATGGCCAAATGAACGATTTGTTCGTACACGAGTCGTGTcaggttttatatttttacgtttattaTGTCCTGCTTTGCTCAATCCACGTCAATTTGGTCTTGTTTCGGAAGCACCTAGTCCAGCAGCCACACGAAGTCTTGTTATGGTtgcaaaatgtttacaaaatttggCAAATTTAGTTGAATTTGGTGGTAAAGTAAGTGTATCGGTATTTcaatcaaatagaaaaagattttACTTGTAATGGACGTAATTATCATTGAAGTTAATTCGAagagtttcatttttatttcgagaagcttgaatattaataatagtatgACTATGAAGGCGACAATTCCTtggtaatgaaataatttagcGGTTTTTAAAGCAGCTTTTTTCAAATTAGCTTCAATAGATTTATCTTCTACCAATTACAAACAGTAGGATTAATTTCTAAGATTGTAATGAcaacttttgataattttttttttaaatttattttaggaaCCGTATATGGAAGTAGTAAATCCATTCATTTTGAAGAACAAAGAACGAATGGTTGTATTTTTGGATCAATTATCAGCTGTAAATGATCCAGGTGATCCACGTGTTGTTAGTAAAACAGATACAGCACGTGAATTAGCTACATTACATCATATTTGTGCCGCACATAAAACCGAATTACAAGCGGTTGCAAATACACAACCAGCAATAAAAACATTGGTGACTGTAACTGACATGTTAACTAAACATAAACATAAGTATTTAGAAATGACCAGATAGTAAGGTTTCACAAAATGAAACTTTCTCAGgtattaattttgaatggaTGAAGGAATCAAATCAACCCCAAAAACACTTCACATaacgaaaaatttctaaataatggTAGGGTAGTTCCGTATTTAGTTAACCTACATACAATTATCACagatgtttatattataaaaaaatttcattttccgaTTACAGCCATAGTTTATATAAAGCACATTTTTTGtcatttagtttattttaaataaaaacatacctTTTTTCTCGAGTCATTAAGCTCTTTAATATGATATTCGCTGATATATCATAAGTGGCTGTTTTAAAATAGACACATTACAggccttttcaaaatttaattaggcTCTGTTTTTAAGTACAACTGAATGTTATTGCCTTAAAATAATCCAATGATAAAGGCAAGAAACATTACCgaacttgtattttttatattatatatctttaaaattgtttgctcattttatcaaattctttttttaattggtgctattattcgaaaaattttaatgtatcaaTGTCAGCTCTCGTTAGAAGCAAAAATCGAAACTATCGGAATACTTATTCTCACACAAAGAGTTAAGTGTTTATTTATCTATTACC
The Chrysoperla carnea chromosome 4, inChrCarn1.1, whole genome shotgun sequence genome window above contains:
- the LOC123297465 gene encoding ras GTPase-activating protein 1; translation: MADLIRTPSGPTGGTGAIMKDKLGSPSTGSDDGGDVGNECSVDPEPDEVDTRGERVPPAPPESEWYHGRLDRYTAEERLWEASHLGSYLVRESDRKPGSYVLSYLGRTGINHFRITAVCGDFYIGGRQFDSLSDLVGYYTHCSDLLKRERLIGPVAPPEPVNDKKRVVAILPYTKMPDTDELSFKKGDIFFCHNDMGDGWLWVTAHRTGEQGMIFTELVVDLDPTIDPNTVFSWFHPNCTKNEAVDMLVKAGPGSFLVRPSDNSPGDYSLFFHINNQIQRFRIEKKGVRYLMGGRTFECLDAVINRYRKEQIVEGHTLQHPLMVDGRTTPDTLSVQTQKEAAAEKIYATLKESRDQAGLKKTRGIKHQGYLHRKSDKASKKWKLLYFMLIVEGTDTHLYLYDNPKRTKPKGLIDLSCAYLYQVHDSLWERPHCLQIVERALPCLATVTHLAAPSTEECIEWVNALKPLCVPQLSRATCKVPRLRELRCLTLHILNAHRLPYKLVPQPYLTLQLNNQVRIARTRAKSGPDPMWDEEFILDDVPYDVASFTLTVYNKGKRGKDTEVAELTLELSSLGNGEEREEWYSLSGLTPMGEWGSLRLRTRYLHDLVMPSEEYSPLQQLLLEPGLAAVRTLAEICHPDRQPLATALLRVFRAEGRETELLRELVQAEVLKETETSTLFRAASLPTTLMDLYMRAECGGFLKAAVLETVLRLLESKQSAELNPAKMDSPDDACSNAEFLLQVLDQVTLSIFTSPDACPRSVRYICGCLQRAVVGKWPNERFVRTRVVSGFIFLRLLCPALLNPRQFGLVSEAPSPAATRSLVMVAKCLQNLANLVEFGGKEPYMEVVNPFILKNKERMVVFLDQLSAVNDPGDPRVVSKTDTARELATLHHICAAHKTELQAVANTQPAIKTLVTVTDMLTKHKHKYLEMTR